A genomic window from Cyprinus carpio isolate SPL01 chromosome A2, ASM1834038v1, whole genome shotgun sequence includes:
- the LOC109061528 gene encoding WD repeat-containing protein 47-like isoform X1: MTAEEIINVKEVEIIKVMLDFLSSRKLHISMLALEKESGVINGLYSDDMLFLRQLILDGQWDEVLQFIQPLECLDKFDRKRFRYIVLKQKFLEALCVNNAMSAEDEPQHLELTMQEAVKCLHALEEFCPSKDDYSKLCLLLTLPRLTNHAEFKDWNPSTARVHCFEEACGMVAEFIPADRKLSEAGFRASSNRLFQLLIKGLLYECCVEFCQSKATGEEITESEILLGIDMLCGNGCDDLDLSLLSWLQNLSPSVFSCAFEQKMLNIHVDRLVKPAKAAYADLLTPLISKLSPYPASPLRRPQSADTYMSRSLNPALDGLSYGLSGQEKRAAGTGRGKTSPMSHSFANFQHLNRSVMMENSGCHSIFEESPESSRTETPSDKMMSSPGPQNSRPDSAPGQDASTPGSAEKNELWESTEQFQEYYRQRMRVQQHLEQKQQQRELYQQMLREGGVQQHEAPPTAKHNLTETFLTRSIQRLEELNVGMDDLGEEVQALSQQCNGGSNNNSVARDASATPQTQEECGGASDVVTSTPQRSVGQAACPLPSQSPVLSQSAQRDKTGQNDSSLTRSKGPEQKDKSKAKFVMVSTLEDTQAVRAVAFHPTGTLYAVGSNSKMLRVCAYPDTLDTSGSGTSKPPVICFKRNKHHKGSIYCVAWSPCGQLLATGSNDKYVKVLPFNPETCNATGPDLEFSMHDGTIRDLAFMEGPESGGAILISAGAGDCNIYTTDCQRGQGLHALSGHTDHILSLYTWGGWMIASGSQDKTVRFWDLRVPSCVRVVGTALHGTGSPVASVAVDPSGRLLATGQEDSSCMLYDIRGGRMVQTYRPHSSDVRSVRFSPGAHYLLTGSYDTKVIVTDLQGDLTKQLPLTVAGEHADKVIQCRWHTHHLSFLSSSADRTVRLWTEAT; the protein is encoded by the exons ATGACGGCTGAGGAGATCATAAATGTAAAGGAAGTGGAGATCATCAAGGTGATGCTGGACTTTCTGAGCTCCCGCAAGCTGCACATTAGCATGCTGGCCCTGGAGAAGGAGAGCGGGGTCATCAACGGCCTGTACTCAGATGACATGCTcttcctcag GCAGCTCATTCTGGATGGACAGTGGGATGAGGTGTTACAGTTTATTCAGCCTCTTGAGTGTCTGGATAAATTTGACAGGAAAAG GTTCCGCTACATTGTTTTGAAACAGAAGTTTCTAGAAGCTTTGTGCGTGAACAACGCCATGTCTGCTGAGGATGAGCCACAACAT tTGGAGCTGACCATGCAGGAGGCTGTGAAGTGTCTGCATGCTCTGGAAGAGTTTTGTCCATCAAAGGACGACTACAGCAAGCTTTGCCTTCTCCTGACGCTGCCCCGCCTCACCAACCATGCCGAGTTCAAGGACTGGAACCCAAGTACAGCACGCGTGCATTGTTTTGAGGAAGCCTGCGGCATGGTGGCGGAGTTTATTCCCGCTGACCGAAAGCTGAGCGAGGCGGGGTTCCGCGCTAGCTCCAACCGTCTATTCCAGCTTCTTATTAAAGGCCTTCTGTATGAATGCTGCGTCGAGTTCTGCCAGAGCAAAGCCACCGGAGAGGAGATCACAGAGAGTGAGATTCTTCTGGGAATAGACATGCTGTGCGGGAACGGCTGCGATGATCTCGACCTAAGCTTGCTTTCTTGGCTCCAGAACCTGTCGCCCAGTGTCTTTTCTTGCGCTTTTGAGCAGAAGATGCTGAATATCCATGTGGATCGACTTGTTAAACCTGCCAAAGCCGCTTATGCAGACCTCCTCACTCCACTTATCAGCAAGCTCTCCCCGTACCCTGCTTCCCCTCTTCGGCGCCCGCAGTCTGCAGACACCTACATGTCACGCTCTCTGAACCCAGCGCTGGACGGCCTGTCCTACGGTCTCTCTGGCCAAGAGAAGAGAGCAGCTGGTACGGGCAGAGGGAAAACTTCACCCATGTCACACTCGTTCGCTAATTTTCAACACCTGAACCGCAGTGTGATGATGGAGAATTCAGGATGTCACAGTATCTTTGAGGAGTCACCGGAAAG CTCCAGAACTGAAACTCCATCTGATAAAATGATGAGCTCACCTGGTCCTCAAAACTCTCGCCCGGACTCTGCCCCTGGTCAGGATGCCTCAACCCCTGGTTCTGCCGAGAAGAATGAG TTGTGGGAATCCACAGAGCAGTTTCAGGAATATTACCGCCAGCGTATGCGTGTGCAGCAACATCTGgaacagaagcagcagcagcggGAACTTTACCAGCAGATGCTACGAGAGGGCGGAGTCCAGCAGCATGAGGCCCCGCCCACCGCCAAGCACAACCTCACAGAAACCTTCCTTACCAG gtCTATTCAGAGACTGGAGGAGCTGAATGTGGGAATGGATGATTTGGGAGAAGAGGTGCAGGCTCTCTCTCAACAATGTAATGGAGGCAGTAATAACAACAGTGTAGCGAGAGATGCCTCAGCCACGCCACAGACACAGGAAGAGTGTGGAGGAGCCAGCGATGTGGTCACCAGCACTCCTCAGAGGTCAGTAGGTCAAGCAGCCTGCCCTCTGCCCAGCCAGTCTCCTGTACTGTCCCAGAG TGCCCAGCGAGACAAAACTGGACAAAATGATAGCAGTTTGACCCGCTCTAAAGGCCCAGAG caGAAAGATAAGTCTAAAGCCAAGTTTGTGATGGTCAGCACCCTGGAGGATACTCAGGCGGTCCGGGCCGTGGCTTTCCACCCCACAGGGACGTTATACGCTGTCGGCTCCAATTCTAAGATGCTGCGTGTGTGTGCCTATCCTGACACTCTGGACACGAG TGGTTCGGGCACGAGTAAACCTCCTGTAATCTGCTTTAAGAGGAACAAGCATCACAAAGGCTCCATATATTGTGTGGCCTGGAGCCCTTGCGGACAGTTACTGGCCACCGGCTCCAACGACAAATACGTCAAAGTGCTACCCTTCAACCCTGAAACCTGCAACGCTACag GCCCTGATCTGGAGTTTAGTATGCATGATGGGACCATCAGAGATCTGGCGTTTATGGAGGGTCCTGAGAGTGGAGGGGCCATTTTAATCAGTGCAGGTGCTGGAGACTGTAACATCTACACAACGGACTGCCAGAGAGGACAGGGCCTGCATGCGCTCAGCGGACACACag ATCATATCCTGTCTCTGTACACATGGGGGGGCTGGATGATAGCATCTGGCTCTCAGGATAAGACGGTGCGTTTCTGGGACCTGCGTGTTCCCAGCTGTGTGAGAGTGGTGGGGACTGCCCTCCACGGCACAG GCAGCCCTGTGGCGTCGGTGGCGGTGGACCCGAGCGGGCGTCTGCTGGCAACAGGGCAGGAGGACAGCTCCTGTATGCTGTATGACATCAGAGGAGGACGCATGGTTCAGACGTACCGACCGCACTCCAGCGATGTCCGATCGGTGCGCTTCTCCCCCGGAGCTCATTACCTGCTCACGGGATCCTACGACACCAAGGTCATCGTCACTGACCTGCAAG
- the LOC109061528 gene encoding WD repeat-containing protein 47-like isoform X2 encodes MTAEEIINVKEVEIIKVMLDFLSSRKLHISMLALEKESGVINGLYSDDMLFLRQLILDGQWDEVLQFIQPLECLDKFDRKRFRYIVLKQKFLEALCVNNAMSAEDEPQHLELTMQEAVKCLHALEEFCPSKDDYSKLCLLLTLPRLTNHAEFKDWNPSTARVHCFEEACGMVAEFIPADRKLSEAGFRASSNRLFQLLIKGLLYECCVEFCQSKATGEEITESEILLGIDMLCGNGCDDLDLSLLSWLQNLSPSVFSCAFEQKMLNIHVDRLVKPAKAAYADLLTPLISKLSPYPASPLRRPQSADTYMSRSLNPALDGLSYGLSGQEKRAAGTGRGKTSPMSHSFANFQHLNRSVMMENSGCHSIFEESPESSRTETPSDKMMSSPGPQNSRPDSAPGQDASTPGSAEKNELWESTEQFQEYYRQRMRVQQHLEQKQQQRELYQQMLREGGVQQHEAPPTAKHNLTETFLTRSIQRLEELNVGMDDLGEEVQALSQQCNGGSNNNSVARDASATPQTQEECGGASDVVTSTPQRSVGQAACPLPSQSPVLSQSAQRDKTGQNDSSLTRSKGPEKDKSKAKFVMVSTLEDTQAVRAVAFHPTGTLYAVGSNSKMLRVCAYPDTLDTSGSGTSKPPVICFKRNKHHKGSIYCVAWSPCGQLLATGSNDKYVKVLPFNPETCNATGPDLEFSMHDGTIRDLAFMEGPESGGAILISAGAGDCNIYTTDCQRGQGLHALSGHTDHILSLYTWGGWMIASGSQDKTVRFWDLRVPSCVRVVGTALHGTGSPVASVAVDPSGRLLATGQEDSSCMLYDIRGGRMVQTYRPHSSDVRSVRFSPGAHYLLTGSYDTKVIVTDLQGDLTKQLPLTVAGEHADKVIQCRWHTHHLSFLSSSADRTVRLWTEAT; translated from the exons ATGACGGCTGAGGAGATCATAAATGTAAAGGAAGTGGAGATCATCAAGGTGATGCTGGACTTTCTGAGCTCCCGCAAGCTGCACATTAGCATGCTGGCCCTGGAGAAGGAGAGCGGGGTCATCAACGGCCTGTACTCAGATGACATGCTcttcctcag GCAGCTCATTCTGGATGGACAGTGGGATGAGGTGTTACAGTTTATTCAGCCTCTTGAGTGTCTGGATAAATTTGACAGGAAAAG GTTCCGCTACATTGTTTTGAAACAGAAGTTTCTAGAAGCTTTGTGCGTGAACAACGCCATGTCTGCTGAGGATGAGCCACAACAT tTGGAGCTGACCATGCAGGAGGCTGTGAAGTGTCTGCATGCTCTGGAAGAGTTTTGTCCATCAAAGGACGACTACAGCAAGCTTTGCCTTCTCCTGACGCTGCCCCGCCTCACCAACCATGCCGAGTTCAAGGACTGGAACCCAAGTACAGCACGCGTGCATTGTTTTGAGGAAGCCTGCGGCATGGTGGCGGAGTTTATTCCCGCTGACCGAAAGCTGAGCGAGGCGGGGTTCCGCGCTAGCTCCAACCGTCTATTCCAGCTTCTTATTAAAGGCCTTCTGTATGAATGCTGCGTCGAGTTCTGCCAGAGCAAAGCCACCGGAGAGGAGATCACAGAGAGTGAGATTCTTCTGGGAATAGACATGCTGTGCGGGAACGGCTGCGATGATCTCGACCTAAGCTTGCTTTCTTGGCTCCAGAACCTGTCGCCCAGTGTCTTTTCTTGCGCTTTTGAGCAGAAGATGCTGAATATCCATGTGGATCGACTTGTTAAACCTGCCAAAGCCGCTTATGCAGACCTCCTCACTCCACTTATCAGCAAGCTCTCCCCGTACCCTGCTTCCCCTCTTCGGCGCCCGCAGTCTGCAGACACCTACATGTCACGCTCTCTGAACCCAGCGCTGGACGGCCTGTCCTACGGTCTCTCTGGCCAAGAGAAGAGAGCAGCTGGTACGGGCAGAGGGAAAACTTCACCCATGTCACACTCGTTCGCTAATTTTCAACACCTGAACCGCAGTGTGATGATGGAGAATTCAGGATGTCACAGTATCTTTGAGGAGTCACCGGAAAG CTCCAGAACTGAAACTCCATCTGATAAAATGATGAGCTCACCTGGTCCTCAAAACTCTCGCCCGGACTCTGCCCCTGGTCAGGATGCCTCAACCCCTGGTTCTGCCGAGAAGAATGAG TTGTGGGAATCCACAGAGCAGTTTCAGGAATATTACCGCCAGCGTATGCGTGTGCAGCAACATCTGgaacagaagcagcagcagcggGAACTTTACCAGCAGATGCTACGAGAGGGCGGAGTCCAGCAGCATGAGGCCCCGCCCACCGCCAAGCACAACCTCACAGAAACCTTCCTTACCAG gtCTATTCAGAGACTGGAGGAGCTGAATGTGGGAATGGATGATTTGGGAGAAGAGGTGCAGGCTCTCTCTCAACAATGTAATGGAGGCAGTAATAACAACAGTGTAGCGAGAGATGCCTCAGCCACGCCACAGACACAGGAAGAGTGTGGAGGAGCCAGCGATGTGGTCACCAGCACTCCTCAGAGGTCAGTAGGTCAAGCAGCCTGCCCTCTGCCCAGCCAGTCTCCTGTACTGTCCCAGAG TGCCCAGCGAGACAAAACTGGACAAAATGATAGCAGTTTGACCCGCTCTAAAGGCCCAGAG AAAGATAAGTCTAAAGCCAAGTTTGTGATGGTCAGCACCCTGGAGGATACTCAGGCGGTCCGGGCCGTGGCTTTCCACCCCACAGGGACGTTATACGCTGTCGGCTCCAATTCTAAGATGCTGCGTGTGTGTGCCTATCCTGACACTCTGGACACGAG TGGTTCGGGCACGAGTAAACCTCCTGTAATCTGCTTTAAGAGGAACAAGCATCACAAAGGCTCCATATATTGTGTGGCCTGGAGCCCTTGCGGACAGTTACTGGCCACCGGCTCCAACGACAAATACGTCAAAGTGCTACCCTTCAACCCTGAAACCTGCAACGCTACag GCCCTGATCTGGAGTTTAGTATGCATGATGGGACCATCAGAGATCTGGCGTTTATGGAGGGTCCTGAGAGTGGAGGGGCCATTTTAATCAGTGCAGGTGCTGGAGACTGTAACATCTACACAACGGACTGCCAGAGAGGACAGGGCCTGCATGCGCTCAGCGGACACACag ATCATATCCTGTCTCTGTACACATGGGGGGGCTGGATGATAGCATCTGGCTCTCAGGATAAGACGGTGCGTTTCTGGGACCTGCGTGTTCCCAGCTGTGTGAGAGTGGTGGGGACTGCCCTCCACGGCACAG GCAGCCCTGTGGCGTCGGTGGCGGTGGACCCGAGCGGGCGTCTGCTGGCAACAGGGCAGGAGGACAGCTCCTGTATGCTGTATGACATCAGAGGAGGACGCATGGTTCAGACGTACCGACCGCACTCCAGCGATGTCCGATCGGTGCGCTTCTCCCCCGGAGCTCATTACCTGCTCACGGGATCCTACGACACCAAGGTCATCGTCACTGACCTGCAAG